A segment of the Trifolium pratense cultivar HEN17-A07 linkage group LG7, ARS_RC_1.1, whole genome shotgun sequence genome:
TTTCCTGGTTTTGTTGACTCTGATCCTTCTGTTGAAGAACTTGGTCATCATGCAGGGTATTATCGTCTTCCTCATTCCAAAGCTGCAAGGTAAATGttttagtacttttttttttttttccattttagtTATGTTTTGTTCATAATAGGCTGTGCAATTGTGCATAGACATGTTTCACTTGAATGATTTGTTGTGTCAATTGCAGAATGTTCTATTTCTTCTTTGAATCTCGAAACAATAAGGATGATCCGGTTGTCATATGGTTAACCGGAGGTCCAGGATGTAGCAGTGAAATTGCTTTGTTTTATGAAAATGGTCCTTTTCAGTTTTCTAAGGAGAACAAATTGTCCCTTGTTTGGAATCAATATGGATGGGACATGGTACCTATTAATCCTCACTCATATATgatcattattttttaatcagTAGGAATCAAACTCGATATCTCAGAATTTATAACACTCTTATATGATCATCTTGCAACATACTTGTTTTATGTATCATATGGATCAAACTCGATATTTACAACactctttttctcttttgtaggcatcaaatattatatttgtagACCAACCCACAGGAACAGGTTTTAGCTATACCACTGATGATAGTGATGTTCGCCATGACGAAAATGGCGTTAGCAATGATTTGTATGACTTCTTGCAGGTAATTTGATTAATTCAGTgattaaagaaaataatctctcataataatattttaaatgaatacTTTATTAATTGAATTAATCACTTGTATTAGTTGATTAATCTTGATTCACATATATCTAAATTTCACATAGTTTGTAATACTAAATTTTACAATGACAGGCATTTTTCAAGGAGCACCCTCAATTCACTAAGAATGATTTTTATATTACTGGAGAATCATATGCTGGTCATTACATTCCAGCTTTTGCATCCAGAGTTCACCAAGGAAACAAGGCAAAAGAAGGAATTCATATAAATCTTAaggtattaatattattattacattgtcATATAATGTAGATTATATCTATGTAATGTATACTAATTGGTAAACCTTTATAATAAACAGGGATTTGCTATTGGGAATGGATTAACCAATCCTGAAATTCAATACAAGGCATATACAGATTTTGCATTAGACAATGGACTAATTAATAAGGAAGAACATGACAATATCAACAAGTTGCTCCCACCATGTCAAAAGGCCATAGAAGCTTGTGGTATGAACATGACAATATCAACAAGTTTTCCTTATCAGTCATAAATAGAAATTTTTACAAATTTGTTGTGCAAGTTACTTGTTATTTTTCCTCATTGAcactcataatttttatttgatttgttagGCACTAAAGGCGGCGCCGCATGCATGACTTCAAGACGTATTTGCACTGAAATATTCGATCAGATCATGGACATCGCCGGCGACATTAATGTATGATATCAGAAAAGAAAAACTCTAAAAGTATATGATCAAAGGTATGAAAATCATGAAGTTTGAGTTCACTAATGCATTATGCTATTCGATATGCAGTACTACGACATCAGAAAGAAATGTGTGGGAAGTCTCTGTTATGACTTCTCCAAGGCGGATACATTCTTGAACACAAAGACAGTAAGGGAAGCTTTAGGTGTTGAGGACTTGGAATTTGTTTCTTGTAGTAGCACAGTATACAATGCCATGTTGCAGGATTGGATGAAAAATCTAGAAGTTGGTATTCCTGCTCTTCTTGAGGATGGAATCAAATTGCTTGTGTATGCTGGAGAAGAAGATCTCATATGCAATTGGCTCGGTAAGTTCATTATTTTAGTCTGAAGTCACTGGTTCGGCCGGTAGTTAACTAAAATCCGGCCAAAGATTGTTCCGGTCAGGAATTGAACCTTGATTCTCCCAAAGGAGTCGTCCTTAACTAGAGCTCAGTTAATGTGGAACCAAAATTTCTTGTGTAAAAAAATACcatataatttgtttattagacTTATAAATGTGCTCCTCATTTGATAGGGAATTCAAGGTGGGTTGATGCCATGAAGTGGTCAGGTCAAAAAGAATTTACAGCATCTCCTGCCACCCCTTATTTGGTTGACAGTGAAGAAGCAGGAATTCTAAAAAGCCATGGACCTCTGGCTTTCCTCAAGGTTTGTGTTTAGGATGTATTAATGCGCGTATTAGACTATCGATCTATGCAAACACTGTCACTTCACATCAAAGGCATATCTCGTGTCTGACACTGGCACATTAGTTacatttaaatatttcattatCTCTAACTATTACAAGTTGATTCACTTAAATATGTTCATGTCTGTGTTAGTGCATCATAGTTTGTTGATTCACTTGTGTTTAACTGTATTTGTTTGGAATAATAGGTTAAAGAGGCTGGTCACATGGTTCCTATGGATCAACCAAAAGCAGCACTTCAGATGTTAAGAGATTGGATGCAAGGGAAACTAGCAGTAAGGACAAGAGGAGGAGATTATGTCTCGTCCATATGATGGACTCAAAACATAAATCACAATGATATTGTATACATAATAATGATGTTTGATTGTGTACATTGCAAGGGTGAATGGAATacaattgtttttatctaaGTTATTTTCTAGTTC
Coding sequences within it:
- the LOC123897216 gene encoding serine carboxypeptidase-like, coding for MASSLRFLKMCLSLLIMLFFLIMFISPSFSSPTTCSTNNDILLSSTRSYPKLQAENLIRGLNLFPKHSINTPENDPHFVHGNIVEKKFTFPGFVDSDPSVEELGHHAGYYRLPHSKAARMFYFFFESRNNKDDPVVIWLTGGPGCSSEIALFYENGPFQFSKENKLSLVWNQYGWDMASNIIFVDQPTGTGFSYTTDDSDVRHDENGVSNDLYDFLQAFFKEHPQFTKNDFYITGESYAGHYIPAFASRVHQGNKAKEGIHINLKGFAIGNGLTNPEIQYKAYTDFALDNGLINKEEHDNINKLLPPCQKAIEACGTKGGAACMTSRRICTEIFDQIMDIAGDINYYDIRKKCVGSLCYDFSKADTFLNTKTVREALGVEDLEFVSCSSTVYNAMLQDWMKNLEVGIPALLEDGIKLLVYAGEEDLICNWLGNSRWVDAMKWSGQKEFTASPATPYLVDSEEAGILKSHGPLAFLKVKEAGHMVPMDQPKAALQMLRDWMQGKLAVRTRGGDYVSSI